Part of the Citrus sinensis cultivar Valencia sweet orange chromosome 2, DVS_A1.0, whole genome shotgun sequence genome, TCCACATACTTGCCAGGGGCACCCGTGAAAACTTCTGCCACATGGAAAGGCTGGCTCAAGAACCTTTGGATCTTACGTGCTCGAGCAACAGTCAACTTGTCATCTTCACTAAGCTCATCCATACCCAAAATGGCAATAATATCTTGCAGATTCTTGTAGTTCTGAAGAACCTTCTGCACACCACGAGCAGTGTTGTAGTGTTCCTCGCCCAAAATGTGCGGAGAAAGCATACGGGATGTGGAATCCAGAGGATCGACAGCAGGATATATACCAAGCTCAGAGATCTgtcaacaaaaaagaaatcaaataaattgtcAGATGTTATTAGCGACAATGTTTAAAGATACATCAAACCAGATGTATCCATCCTTACTTGACGCGACAACACAGTCGTGGCATCCAAGTGAGCAAAGGTGGTAGCGGGAGCTGGATCTGTCAAGTCATCAGCAGGGACATAAATAGCTTGTACAGAAGTGATGGAACCTTTCTTAGTGGTTGTGATACGCTCCTGGAGGCCTCCAAGATCCGTAGCCAACGTTGGTTGGTAACCAACAGCAGATGGGATACGACCAAGCAAAGCAGACACCTCTGAGTTAGCCTGCAGGTAGACAGAAGAAAGAAGAGCACAAAACATttacaacaacagcaacatGGAATGCACAATATTGGTGCCACAAAATCTCTATCATAAAAGTATAAAACTCACTTGGGTGAAACGGAAAATGTTGTCGATGAAGAGCAGCACATCTTGCCCCTCAGCATCACGGAAGTGCTCGGCAACAGTAAGCCCAGTCAGACCCACACGAGCACGAGCACCAGGTGGCTCATTCATTTGACCATAGACAAGTGCACATTTGCTGTCAGCCTGATATAACAAAACAATAAGAAACACCAGGATGTAGAAATTTAGCACATAAGTGCAGCAAACAAAGTAGAAACTGGAATTAAAATGTTAACAGCATATCATGACCTGCTTGTCCCCTAGCTTAATAACACCACTCTCAATCATTTCCCTGTACAAGTCATTACCCTCACGAGTACGCTCTCCAACACCAGCAAAAACTGAGAAACCACCtgaacaaagaaaacaagaaacatTCAATAAAACAAGGAGAGGAATTGGCATGCAAACAAGAAGAGCCAtcggcattttttttttttaaacaaaccATGAGCCTTTGCAACATTGTTAATAAGTTCCATAATAAGCACAGTTTTTCCTACACCAGCACCACCAAAAAGCCCAATCTTCCCTCCTCTTTGGTATGGAGCAAGGAGATCAACGACCtgtaggggaaaaaaattacaaattgaGTAAATTTGAGTCCAATGTCATTATCTTTCTATATTTGACAAAAAAGGAAAGCATaaactttgttcttttaaGAACTGCGACTAAGATACAATCATCCAATTGCATTCACCAGATATAATTGAAATAGATTAAGTACCTTGATGCCAGTGACTAGAATCTGTTGTTCAGTTGCCTGTTCAACGAATGCTGGAGCCTCTCTGTGGATGGGCAAGTAATGTTCAGTTTCTGTTGGAATATTTAACAGAAGTGTTAGAAAATTTCATTACTTACACCAGCAGTACAactgggaaaaaaatttaaaaaaacactGATCAAGTAGTTACAGGTTCTCCAGAATCTTACTGAGATCGCCTTTCTCATCAATAGGCTCTCCAATGACATTCATAATACGACCCAGAGTAACTCTCCCCACAGGTACCTAAAGCACATGTATAGAGCcatttagaaaacaaaatagtCAAAATACAACATACTATTGCAAAACAAAACCCAATAAACTACTTAGTgcctaaagaaaaatagtaaacACACTATTACCCCTACAATATATGACATGAACCCTAACATTTTTAAACTCATTAAACACACGCGGTCCTTcacattaaattttcttttttacttcaGATAcacaaaaaccaaaagaaaaaagaaaattcactTTCAAACGCCCTACAAAAATTCATTATCACACCACAATAACCCAGCAACcagttcaaaaaataaaaatgcaacaTAACTCAGATCTAATTCGACAACAGTCAACAGAAACACCAGCATTTCACAACAAACAATTATAGATTCGATCTATTTGACATTTCACATATAAAGTTCCGATTCTTTTTCAAACTTCAGAGCTAAAGATAGGATTTTGATCAAAGAGGTTCAATTACAGTGATTGGAGAGCCAGTATTGAGCACGCGCTGGCCACGAACCAACCCTTCAGTTCCATCCATAGCAATAGTCCTAACAACACCCTCACCCATGTGCTGAGCCACCTCAAGCACTAACCGAACCGAGTGATCTACCACTTCAAGCGCGGTCAAAATCGGAGGCAACCCCTCGTCAAATCTGACATCAACGACGGCACCGATGACCTGACAAACCTGACCGATCGAGCCCTTTCCAGTAAACTCATCGGTGATTTTACCACCGCCGCCTTTCTTTACATCCGACTTCGGAGTCTGTGCCGGTGGGGCAGTGGCGGCTGCTGAGGTCGCGTACTCTGAGACGCGCGAGAGGAGGTGCCCATAAGGAGACGCGCGGCGCGTGGAGGCAGGAGAGAACACAGATGAGTTAGAAAACGAAGATTTGGAGGGAGATCGGCGGACAGATGAGCGAAGGAGAGATGATAGGAGTCTACGTGAAGCCATTGGTCAGGGCTTCAATGTTGAGAGAATGAGAATAGTGTGAGTTAGGGTTTGATGCTAAAGTCTACTAAAGCTCACTTTATATCGCTGGTTctgtaattttcaattttatttttttgggggtttttccttttttactgTTACGTGGCTTAATTGAGAATATTCTGAAATTTCGTTCAATGATTTTACTTTCGCGTGTGCTAATTTACAGCCTTAACAGGAACCTTGATGACGTGAAAGCAATGTAGTGCCCTGTCAGGTGGTTGCTCACTCCGTTCCTCTAAATGGGGTAACGATAAGTCAACGATGTTTTGTTCTATCTATggacttttttaaataaaaagaattaaattgattttgtctaataaaaaaatatagggttatttttattcattttgaagTGGTCATAACAGGGATGACAATGGTATCTATAAATCCATAAATTCATCCAAACTCGTTTATTGTAGGTAATGTTATGGGTTGTGAGTgagtttagtattataaattgaaatctcGTGTTGCGAGTGGATTTGGTATTAGCCAAATATCTGGCTGATACAcaatttataactttttaaaaatattttaatttaattttaataaaaaaaatttaaatcttaaaatatataaagtaaataatgtaaaatgcAAACGTATGTACAAGTTATAACATGCATAAGTTCTAACATACTTTAACTTAATGCattgattatttcattattataattttgttcttcgaattagtatttaaaaagtattattctttagaaaatattaattttaattattattgtaagaatcgtgttggatgggtgctaATGGCTGTGAATGAAACGAAAATCTTCTTTTAGAGCTTATGttgaatgataaaataaaatgataactgttatttttagatactagtttatgattttttttgtaatggatttgtgtattttatacttaaatttgagaatttttgttAGATTGATgttgaagttttaattttccatttaattttggttaaatttagaattgagtatgttatgtgtaattttagattattattataaatttacattttaaacatttgtgattttaaatgtgGAAATCCGTAAAAATACCTTAGGACCCATTGCAAGTTTAGTAATTGTCAAAACCCGTAACTGgtgagtttttttaaaaaaaattaaaatccacagCGGGCTACGAGtgagtttgataatttaaattttgtaccAAACCCACTCAAGTGGTGCCCATTTAGAAATGACCAACGGGTCGTGCTGCGCCGGCCTAGCCCATCAAGGCAAGGACCATGCGTGCGCGTGCTCGTGCTCGTGTTATACTGTGCCTACTATGTGTTTCGTGTCGTGCCGTGCttacttaattttgtttgcttaGGCTCGGCCTGACACAAGTGTCgtgcctaagaaaaaaaacgcaataagttttttctttttttaaaattttttaagagcGCATGTCAAGTTGTTAGtgtatttttttcaagtttatatactttttttaagTCTATCCCTTTAttccaaattaataaaattcaaaattcaaaacttaagtccatattcaataataataaaataaaataatattaattactaagtttgaccttatattattataattttttttaatactcaacagtaaaaaaaattcttaagggttaacttaattgttaagtTGGACTTATATAAAGTCATAGATCATAATTCACAATAATagtaatgcatatttataaaatcatgatatttataattttattcattaaaatcatgatatcaattgtttatttaataaattataaagataaatcaattatagtattttttaaactaagaattaaatgaatttaaaaaattcaatttcaaattatttgtaaaatcataaaattttaaatttactttcattaaaaaataaaattgtgctTATTGCGAGCTTTTTCATCGTGCAGTGTTTAGCCCATCTCTAATCGTGCCGTACTTTTAAAGCCCGCAtgcctaaaattctaagcCCTAGCCCAGCCCACGTGCGTGTCGTGTCGTGCCACGTACCCCACCAAAACATGCTCGTGTCGTGTTGTGTCGTGCCCGTACTGCTCTATATGTTGTCCGACCTGTTGGGCATCTCTATGCCCATTGTCATCCCTAGGTCATACACCCAGGTAAtattatgagaaaaaaatatatgtgaatacacaaaatttacctaaaagatgaaataaaatgtaGAGACGACCaccataatatatttttattggtataaaagtaattaaattgaaatgtaCTATAACATGATTATATAATGGAATTAAAgggaaattttgatttatatatCACACATATATtcgttattattttataggtAAAATGGTAATAACATCAACTATttgtgaatatattttttaaaaacctatATCTAGAAAGATCATTGTATTTCATCATGTCGTTCCTTCTTAATGAGTCTTTCACCTCATTCCTCCAAATGAGGCTTGAACTCGACCTTAGCTCTAGGAAAACTACACTTTTACCAATTGAGCTAGACCTTCACTTCATTTGTGAACATATATATTTGAGGTAAGTTTTGTgaattgtgaaaaataattaaatatagtaGAATTTATTTTGACTTACTTATCATTTCAAATGCATGAATACATATAGCATGTGTAGTTTgaatgaataagaaaaaaggagATGAGAGTAAAAgtagagaggaaaaaaaaaaaaaaaaggaaagagaacgAATTCCGTGGTGAACCAAGTAATGAAATTGagattaatctttttttattttttattttatctcttcTTCTGTCATTTTCATTCCTCTCTTCTCTTATTTCTTCCAACCACACATTGAGTAAATTCCTTTATTCTCTTTGTACTGACACAACACATTCTTATATATAAGGTGttttattgattgattcaATAAACATTcataaatgttaatttatattctaaataaaggaaaatgtaAGAAagtctaaaaataaatagataaggATTGGGGGTGATATGCTTATTCGAAGGAGGGAATACTCGATAGTTTTTTGGATAGGGCCAAAGAAATTACAGGAGCTCTCGAGCTCTATTCAgtctttcttttcaaacccCATCGACTAGATTCATcgttattattaaaagttaaaataaatcacccaaaaaacaaaacataacaAAACAACTTGAATTgcttaagaaaataaaaaatataacaaattaataagattgaatactaaattttaatgactttgatatttattagttaaacTGTTGATATTTGTGCATATTTAACATATAATCAATGGGAGAtccaaaaaaacattttttgaTTTCTGAATGTGAAAGCATAGCACAATGAAATTATGTTGCTTTCAATTCAATTAGAGACGGAGGATAATCTCCCGGAAAATCCTCATACTACTATATGCTTATGGTCAAAGgataatcataataaaagaaaattcccTCATATTACATTGTAAAAGCTCACTGCTCCTTTCTGTTATTTTTCACTCTGCGTATGACCATTAAGTGTCTTTCATATAAACACACTTAATGTATCTAAATTAGATGTGTGATATGTGTGTGACTTCATAATTCTTAAAGTTCAATTAGACTTTTAATGGTCATATGAAACTCTATGTAAAAGAAGCTTCTATATTGTTCTTTATGTTGGACCGGTCTAGCTCATCATGGGTGCCAATTCCAACATGAACAATATCGTATTATTACATACAATGGTACAATAATAACCACATCTACACGTTGATGTGAATATAAAAACTACTGATATTGTTACATTTGTGTGGTCGAGAAATGTTACAATATTGggattctctcttttttttgttgtaaattatAAGAGAAGCAGTAAGCAAAACTACAATTCCACCAGCATAAAAATGTGtttaaatgatatatatataatcatacTTTAAATTGGAATAATAGTCATGTggtcataaaaattatgatcCTAATTTAGCCTAGTTGTAAATAAGAATGAACTCCATATTGTgataatttatactttttctTGATCTCATCTTAAGAAAGTTGAATTTGCATAgtcataattatttatatattgcaAAAATATGGGTTATGTTACATTAATGGTTtaagatgaaataaaaatattttctaaaattaactgagatgatgatttatattttagagTTGTTATCACATATCTGAACTTGGCAACTTGCGAGTATGTAATCACTTACCAACATAAACACTATTTGTTgaaaccaaaatatttttagtctatttattaattaattattaatatagtaCGTACACATTTTACCTCTATATCATTTGCATTGAGGTTCACaaagtcaaaataataattatactaATCACacctttattaagttttttttttttgagaagacacttttattaagttataacATCTTTAtagcaataaaattaattgttttcaatattatgactataaaaaagttttattgTATTAAGAGCATAAGTAGAGCTTTTAACACACCTCTAAAATCCTTAAAACacccattttaaattttatttcataaaataccctctttaatttataaaatacaaatccaTATATTAAGATTAATCATATTTCCATAAAATTAACTCCAAATAAATagcttttaaaagttttatttataaaatacatataaatcctgaaattttaaattataatcttCTGATTAGATAGTTTTGTATTTCCATAAGTTTCaactcttctattttttttaaatatttttttattaaaatataaatataaatatagcatacttttcttttaatttttaacttatctcTATTTGAGAGGATGTCAATAGAAGATCAAAATCTccataattaaaagaaaaaagtatcGCCTAGGCATTATCCGAAACCAAAACATATTTCGTGCTAGtgataacaaattttgtaagttaatttatttggaatttgatgtagaattattaattattcaatttttttaatagatcaATTGTAGAAAGTTTTTGGATAGATAAACTTGTTCACCACCGTAGTAACTAGCAATATGCCATATCACTTTGCTGTGTCTGTATCGTACCTCAATGGCTCAACGTAATAGATAATTCAAtatcattaatataaatatttgaaatatttaacttatctaaattactaatataaaatCTTAGTTCAATAAATCCAGCTCTATCAAAAGGGAAATTGCAAATCCCCTCAAATAAAGTAAGAAACGCTTATACTCAAATTTAAATGGCCATGACATTTACCCCctttaaattaagaaacatCACAGTTAATTACACTTCCCCCCTTATGAACAAAAGTTGATACATTCTgttgaattataataaaaaatctataatgAATATCATAAAAAGTCCATATTACcctatttattttaagttggTTTATAAACTGTAaatatctattaaaatgaaatatttttatgtgctATGACAATATTGTCCCTAATAAGTTAAGTTAATTAcctaatttatgtatttattaaattggaCAAGACAATATTTGAAGtttggtaaatattattttatgtgttATTTATGAGAGAATGCATTGTCTTAcgagagaaataaaattaatgtataaTCCATGATATGACGAAAGTGGAATGAAATGAAGATTTTATCTGAAAATTCAATATACAAATAGCTTATGTTTAtgctaaaattataaattaattcatcaacCACAAGATTGTCATATCACAATGAGTTTTTTCAAGCTAATAGATGTTTAtggtttataaaataatttaaattgattggggataatataaacattttattataattaacataACATATGACTCACGTTAATGTAAGTGGGTTAAGTGTggcatttttaaatttaattgggaAGTGTCTGCAAATTTCCCATCAAAATGATTACTAAGATAGGGATGTCAATGTGGCAGATATGAGTTGGATCTACTCTTCTCCATATCTAGACCCATATTTGgatccataataaaaattaagatccgTATATACTCTAGATCCGTCATGAATCCATATTTTTCGCTCCATATCCAGATccgaaaaagaaataaatatctatatctgctccaaattaaaaaaaaattaaaatctaaatttgctCTAGATCCGTCATGAATTCTAGAACTTagcaataaaaaagtaataattttttagaatgaaaattgaaggctaaaatatattgataacaaataaattatataatttttctcaaaaatataataaatattgtaacttatacttttataccaaaataacaaataagaaagataataaaatatcattcaaAAGTAATTGTAGGAGTAAGATCAGTCTAATATTCTATTGTCTTCTTCATCGTCCTAATATCCACGACACACCCACAATTATTCCTACAACATTAgataatgacatataaattaaatatgatttatatttagtgttttattatttttattatggtcATATTTGACTAATatattccttaaaaattatttggccaatatagtaaaataaattgccATGTTGTATTACTTGGCTTGCAGTTTGAATATTGCATGTACATGCTTTGGGGCTGACTgacctttaaatttacaaaactaacctttaagttttaaaattttaaatgcatGGTAAATACCACTAATATGTTATgagcaaaatttattattattataattccacaattgttaagtaacttttaaaataaaataaaataaaaaatgggtgGATGTGGATATGGATTTATATATTAAGAT contains:
- the LOC102622423 gene encoding ATP synthase subunit beta, mitochondrial, whose amino-acid sequence is MASRRLLSSLLRSSVRRSPSKSSFSNSSVFSPASTRRASPYGHLLSRVSEYATSAAATAPPAQTPKSDVKKGGGGKITDEFTGKGSIGQVCQVIGAVVDVRFDEGLPPILTALEVVDHSVRLVLEVAQHMGEGVVRTIAMDGTEGLVRGQRVLNTGSPITVPVGRVTLGRIMNVIGEPIDEKGDLKTEHYLPIHREAPAFVEQATEQQILVTGIKVVDLLAPYQRGGKIGLFGGAGVGKTVLIMELINNVAKAHGGFSVFAGVGERTREGNDLYREMIESGVIKLGDKQADSKCALVYGQMNEPPGARARVGLTGLTVAEHFRDAEGQDVLLFIDNIFRFTQANSEVSALLGRIPSAVGYQPTLATDLGGLQERITTTKKGSITSVQAIYVPADDLTDPAPATTFAHLDATTVLSRQISELGIYPAVDPLDSTSRMLSPHILGEEHYNTARGVQKVLQNYKNLQDIIAILGMDELSEDDKLTVARARKIQRFLSQPFHVAEVFTGAPGKYVELKESIASFQGVLDGKYDDLPEQSFYMVGGIEEVIAKAEKIAKESAA